The proteins below come from a single Lates calcarifer isolate ASB-BC8 linkage group LG11, TLL_Latcal_v3, whole genome shotgun sequence genomic window:
- the LOC108880681 gene encoding protein phosphatase 1 regulatory subunit 29, with translation MQGASTTSTLLLLILPSLLFFSHFPSTVNGDCWLIEGDKGYVWLAICSQNQPPYETIPQHINNTVHDLRLNENKLKAVLFSSMYRFTNLTDLNLTKNEISYIEDGAFAGQANLQVLQLGYNKLTNLTEGMMRGLGRMQCLFLQHNLIEVIASNAFWECPSLSSIDLSSNKLARIDPSTFTVLSRLMVCELAANPFHCGCDLYSFLTWLESFNNVTHTYDRLQCETPREMFGFPLLSPIAAGHAGRNAKNILYHHCRDGVMIPGMTSLPPDLDGPSGIGPEMFGGVGPYHQPTTSSSSTELVVPSIKLHHVSLSSASLLVQIPRPYSKMYILTQYNNTFVSDVMNLKNKKEMITLNKLKPHNNYTFCVGSIRNSQRYNHTCLQFSTRAQNQDDMLPTPSTTTHYIMTIVGCLFGMLIVLGFVYYCLRKKRMHDEKKKSICVKKTILEMRYGPEVAAAVANDPSAVHKLQEQSREHHQYQHHHGGKLPMSTSSSSGMLHSANTSSSRLSSIPQVEKMATAFSEAMATSKGNYMDVRTGGAGMERVGDGGHVGMRGEDLRDDDGTDVGDDSDDDGHGSASEISTIAMEVDKVNQIINNCIDALKLDAAAVAASGASTNPTASSNPTSPPPTSASSLTRGLIPLSQGMTETCQVIAPNKIPPPPPLPALNAPLSERPGISGGGFVVSPPYRPPPPATAVRPIQRQMSADAAVVIVNAVKKQCSTTSCGSMGRDRERGGARVYSLDVPEPRSPDGCNPQQQQYPDRASPVGCGEPLERLPLVGSGSCGGGGGGGCDSGGVGAQHQDSQKPHHYHQQQQIQQQQQQQQQLEVQQDYHCSEHRHSVPALYYEGSHQGSPAQRVSFLKPLTRSRRDAASYSQLSPARHHSSYSGYSSSPEYSSESSLRIWERFRPYRKGQRDEACYVTAGNALRKKVQFAKGEDLHDILDYWKGVSAQQKL, from the exons ATGCAGGGTGCTTCTACCACCtccactcttcttcttcttattcttccctctctcctatTCTTCTCTCATTTTCCCAGCACGGTAAACGGGGACTGTTGGCTCATTGAGGGGGACAAAGGCTATGTGTGGCTGGCTATCTGCAGTCAGAACCAGCCACCGTACGAGACTATCCCCCAGCACATCAACAACACGGTCCATGACTTGAGATTGAATGAGAACAAGCTGAAAGCTGTGCTCTTTAGCTCCATGTACCGCTTCACCAACCTGACTGACCTCAATCTCACCAAGAACGAAATCAGCTATATTGAGGATGGAGCCTTTGCAGGACAAGCCAACCTACAG gtTCTACAACTGGGCTACAACAAGTTGACAAATTTAACTGAGGGTATGATGAGAGGGCTCGGTCGCATGCAATGCCTCTTCCTCCAGCACAACCTCATTGAGGTTATTGCCAgcaatgcattctgggagtgcCCCAGCCTCAGCAGCATTGACCTGTCATCCAACAAACTTGCCCGCATCGATCCATCCACATTCACAGTTCTCAGTCGGCTGATGGTGTGTGAACTGGCAGCAAATCCATTTCATTGTGGCTGTGATCTTTACAGCTTTCTAACTTGGTTGGAGTCCTTCAACAATGTCACACACACCTATGACCGCCTCCAGTGTGAGACGCCCCGGGAGATGTTTGGTTTCCCCTTACTGAGTCCTATTGCTGCTGGCCATGCTGGTCGGAAtgccaaaaacattttgtacCATCACTGCCGAGATGGAGTGATGATTCCAGGAATGACCTCTCTCCCACCAGATCTGGATGGTCCTTCTGGGATCGGACCAGAGATGTTTGGTGGTGTGGGGCCATACCACCAGCCCACCACCTCTTCATCCTCTACTGAGCTCGTCGTTCCCAGCATCAAGCTCCATCATGTCTCTTTGTCATCAGCCTCTCTCCTTGTGCAGATTCCAAGGCCCTACAGCAAAATGTATATTCTAACACaatacaacaacacatttgTGTCTGATGTCATGAATTTGAAGAACAAGAAGGAGATGATCACCCTCAACAAGCTCAAGCCACACAACAATTACACTTTCTGTGTAGGATCCATCCGCAACTCTCAACGTTACAATCACACCTGCCTCCAGTTTTCCACTCGGGCTCAAAATCAAGATGACATGCTTCCCACACCTTCCACCACTACCCATTACATAATGACCATCGTTGGCTGCCTTTTTGGCATGCTCATAGTTTTGGGCTTTGTCTACTATTGTCTACGAAAGAAACGGATGCATGATGAGAAGAAGAAATCCATCTGTGTCAAGAAAACAATACTGGAAATGCGCTATGGACCAGAGGTGGCTGCAGCAGTGGCAAATGATCCATCAGCAGTCCATAAGCTTCAGGAGCAGTCCAGAGAACATCACCAGTATCAGCATCATCATGGAGGCAAACTTCCCATGTCCACATCCTCTAGCTCGGGAATGCTCCACTCAGCCAACACCAGCTCCTCCAGACTTTCTTCAATCCCACAAGTGGAAAAGATGGCCACTGCCTTTTCAGAGGCCATGGCTACGAGTAAAGGAAACTATATGGATGTCAGAACTGGAGGGGCAGGTATGGAGAGGGTGGGAGATGGAGGGCATGTAGGGATGAGGGGAGAAGACTTAAGGGACGATGATGGAACTGATGTTGGGGATGACTCAGATGATGATGGACATGGCTCTGCATCAGAGATTTCCACCATTGCCATGGAGGTAGACAAGGTTAACCAGATTATTAACAACTGCATTGATGCACTTAAATTAGATGCAGCAGCAGTTGCTGCTTCTGGGGCCTCTACTAACCCTACAGCCTCATCCAatcccacctcccctccccccaccaGTGCATCTTCCCTTACTCGTGGCTTAATCCCACTCTCCCAAGGGATGACAGAGACTTGCCAAGTCATTGCTCCCAACAAAataccccctccacccccactcCCTGCATTGAATGCCCCACTCTCTGAGCGCCCAGGGATCAGTGGTGGTGGTTTTGTCGTCTCTCCCCCATACAGGCCCCCTCCACCAGCCACTGCTGTACGTCCTATTCAGCGGCAAATGAGTGCAGATGCAGCTGTAGTTATTGTAAATGCTGTAAAGAAGCAGTGCAGCACCACCTCTTGTGGTTCCATGGGTCGGGACAGGGAACGTGGAGGAGCTAGGGTGTATAGCCTGGATGTTCCAGAGCCAAGGAGCCCAGATGGCTGTAatccacaacagcagcagtaccCAGACAGGGCCAGTCCCGTGGGCTGTGGGGAGCCCCTAGAGAGGCTGCCTTTAGTGGGGAGTGGGAGCtgtggtggagggggtggtggtggttgcgACAGTGGTGGTGTTGGTGCCCAACATCAGGACAGCCAGAAGCCACACCATTACcatcaacagcaacaaatacaacagcagcagcagcagcagcagcagctggaggtgcAGCAGGACTACCACTGCTCGGAGCACCGCCACTCTGTCCCAGCTCTCTACTATGAAGGCTCCCACCAAGGCTCCCCAGCCCAGAGGGTTTCCTTCTTAAAGCCCCTGACGCGCTCACGCAGGGATGCAGCATCTTACTCCCAGCTTTCACCTGCCCGCCACCATTCCAGTTACTCTGGCTACTCCTCCAGCCCAGAGTACTCCTCAGAGAGCTCACTGCGGATCTGGGAGCGCTTTCGTCCCTACCGGAAAGGTCAGCGAGATGAGGCCTGTTATGTGACGGCTGGAAACGCCCTTCGAAAAAAGGTGCAGTTCGCCAAAGGCGAGGACCTGCATGACATCCTTGATTATTGGAAGGGTGTGTCAGCACAGCAGAAGCTGTGA